In the genome of Myxococcus stipitatus, one region contains:
- a CDS encoding LysR family transcriptional regulator: MTQEQLQAFLRVVQEGRLSQAARGLGLSQSGLSRQLQSLESELGTRLLVRTPGGAVLTDAGERFLPHAQRALDALAAGTSELGRLSNTPRGPVLLATLHTVGAYLMPDIIPAFVRAYPEVRPRLSEGSAAAMEDGVARGTLDLAILSLPVRHTDLVVQKLWEEEVVLAVPRGHRFTKSTRPLSLADALDETWIVIPSMSGTRALEAACEARGVTPKVVLETDNAEAMRRMVERGLGVALVPELMTRAPQSRGFDVVPLVKSGLKRQVALVHRGEGYLTAAARQLKEAIVTSVRAMPPPWGTGGRGGATPGPTKGRASSAVEPRKP, from the coding sequence ATGACCCAAGAACAGCTCCAGGCCTTCCTCCGCGTGGTCCAGGAAGGGCGCCTGTCGCAGGCGGCCCGTGGACTCGGCTTGTCTCAATCGGGCTTGTCCCGCCAGCTCCAGTCCCTGGAGTCGGAGCTGGGCACACGCCTGCTCGTCCGCACTCCAGGGGGCGCGGTGCTGACGGATGCGGGGGAGCGGTTCCTGCCCCATGCCCAGCGCGCGCTGGATGCGCTGGCGGCGGGGACGTCCGAGCTGGGGCGGCTGTCGAACACCCCGCGTGGACCGGTGTTGCTCGCCACGCTGCACACCGTGGGGGCGTACCTGATGCCGGACATCATCCCCGCGTTCGTGCGTGCGTATCCGGAGGTGCGACCCCGGCTCAGCGAGGGCTCGGCGGCGGCGATGGAGGATGGTGTGGCTCGCGGCACGCTGGACCTGGCCATCCTGAGCCTGCCGGTGCGGCACACGGACCTGGTGGTGCAGAAGTTGTGGGAGGAAGAGGTGGTGCTGGCCGTGCCCCGCGGGCATCGGTTCACGAAGAGCACACGGCCGCTGTCGCTGGCGGATGCGCTGGATGAGACGTGGATCGTCATCCCGAGCATGTCGGGGACCCGGGCGCTGGAGGCGGCGTGTGAGGCGCGCGGCGTGACACCCAAGGTCGTGCTGGAGACCGACAACGCGGAGGCCATGCGGCGCATGGTGGAGCGCGGGCTGGGCGTGGCCCTGGTGCCGGAACTGATGACGCGGGCTCCGCAGTCCCGCGGGTTCGACGTCGTGCCGCTGGTGAAGAGCGGCCTGAAGCGCCAGGTGGCACTGGTACATCGAGGCGAGGGCTACCTCACCGCGGCGGCGCGGCAGCTCAAGGAGGCCATCGTGACGAGCGTGCGGGCCATGCCGCCTCCCTGGGGAACCGGCGGGCGCGGCGGCGCCACCCCGGGGCCCACCAAGGGGCGCGCCAGCTCAGCCGTCGAGCCCCGGAAGCCGTGA